The Natronobacterium texcoconense genome includes the window AAGACCTTCAACACTCGAGGCAGAATTCGGATCGATGATGTTGCCGTCGGTCCCACGTCGAGCGATCGGTGGAGCGGTCGTAGCGGTCGCGGTCGTCACCGCCGGACTCGTGCTGTCGCCGTCGGCGGCGTCCGACACGCTCGAAGCAGTTTCGAACGATCCGTATCTCTTCGGGCTCGTCGTCGCCTCTCTCTATCTCGTCCGACCGCTGCTTGCCTGGCCGACGACGCCGCTCGCGCTGGTCGTCGGTTACGGCTTCGGCGTCGCCGTCGGCGTTCCCGTCGCCCTCGCAGGCGTCGTCGTAACGGTCTTGCCGGTCTTTCTTGCAGTTGGCTGGTTCGCGACCGACGACGAACCCGCCGGTACTGGCGTGACGTGCGACGGCGACGTTCTCGAGCGGGCTGGCGACGTCGTCGCCCGGTACTACGAGACTGCCGGCTCGGTTCGAGGGGTCACGGCCTCGAGACTGGCACCGATCCCGTCGGACGTCTCGACCGCTGCTGCAGCGATTAGTGGCGTCCGACTGCGACACTTCGTGGCTGGAACGGTACTCGGCGAGTTCCCCTGGACTGTTGCGGCGGTCGTCGTCGGCGCGTCCGCCTCGAGCGTCACGACCGACGGTCTCGGCGAGGTCGGACTGGCGGTTTCCGTCGCGTGTGTCCTCGGTGCCGTCGTGTTGCTCGCACGGCCTGCCTACCGGTCGCTGCAGGGTCGCCATCGAACGCGAGACTCGCAGTCCTCGAGTCGACCACCGGACGGGTAGTTCCGTTCCAGCCGTCTGCTGCGGGGTCGAACCGACTCGAAAAGAGGGGGCGCCCCATCAGATCAGGCCTGGACCGCCACTGATCAGTTCGTCTCCCTGCCGTCGGAATCGTCGTTCCTGTTTGCCTTCGAGGCCATGTCGCGTTTCACGTTCGTATCCCACCAGTTCGAGGATTTCTTGTCGTCTTCGTTCTCGTCGGAGTCCGTCCGGTCGTTTCCGTCCGAATCCGACCGTGGTTTCGGCCGCTGTCGCTCGAGAAAGGAAGGGCGTCGTACTCGCTGCGTGCTGTCGACGTAGAACGTGTCGATGTCGAGCCCTCGAAGCGGCCGCGGGAGACCGAGCGTTTCGTCGAGGTCGACCGAGTCCGGCATGTCGTCCGGATCGACCGTCGTCTTCTCCTCGACGAGTTGCTCCCAGACCTGTTCGTCGCGGCTGACGGTCGGCCGCGTGGCACCTGCCCGCTCTCGCCCCTTCTGGTAGGCAATCTCGACGAAACTCCGGTCGTAGGTCGTCTCGGCTGCCTCCGTGAGTCGGTCCAGTTCGCCGGGATACTCCTCACCCAGTTCTTCGGCAACTCCCAGCGCAAACGCCCGTCCGATGATCTGATCGCGATCATCGAGCGTCTCCCAGTCGGTGCCGAAGTTGCGTTCGTACATCAGGATTTGATCTTTTCGTTCGGATTGACGCGGAATCCGCTCTCGGTGAACTCGGCCTCGCGGATGTCACAGTCGATCGACGTCCCTCGCATCTTGATGAGTTGCAGGCCGCGAGTCATTCCGCCCGACTCGAGGTAGTTGTGCATGAACACGACGCCGTGAGCGAGGTAGTGACCGTCGGAGTACGAAGTGGGATCGGTCATCTCCGAGATCAGCAAGACGGTGACGTCGGCCCGCTTGAGCTTCGTCAGGAAGGTTACCAGCTCGTCGGTGTTATCCGAGAAGTAGTACTCGAGCAGCATCGTCGAGTCGATAACCAGGCGGTCGACGCCTTTCGACTCGACGAACGAGACGAGTTTGTTCGAGAGGTTCTCGACGCTCGAGGGGCGGTCGGCGTTGGAGCGAGAAGAAGACAGCAACAGCCGTTTCGTCTCGGCGTCGAAGACGTCGAGGAACTTCAACTTGCCCGAGGAGAGCGCCTGCTCGAACCCGAACTCGAAGTTCGACATGTCGCTGACGAGCTCCTGTTTGGACTCGTGCATACTCAGGTAGAGCCCGGTTTCACCCTCGAAGGCACCTTTCGTGAGCGCCTGCGCACAGAAGGTCGTCTTTCCGCTACCGGGTGGGCCGCTGACGATGTAGAGCCGATCTTTCAGGAGTCCACCGTCGACTAGCTCGTCGAACCCCGGTACGCCCGTAGGTACTCGCATCGTTGAATCGAGGGTCTTTCACGGCTAAATAGGTTCTGGCAATGGAATATTATACTAGAGTGGTTTTGCAGTTTACCAGAAGGTGTCCGAACAGTCGTAGACGACCCCGTGCTGTGGACAGACGTACTTGCAGTGGCGTTTGTACAGCGGTTCGCCACACTGCGGACAGGGCCGGCCACCGGTCTCGCGGCTGTCGTCGTCGGCTGCCATAGCTTTTCGTTGGCGAGGGGGTATGCTAAGTGCTTCGAGCGTTCGTCGAGAGAAGAAATTCGGTCAGGAGTCGGCTACGTCAGCACTCGCTCCAGCCACAGGACTCGCAGGTCTTGCAGCCTTCGGAGTAGTACAGCGACAGCGAGCCACAGTCGGGACACTCGGGAGACTCACCGGCGTCGATGAGATCCTGGGTCGCGTCCTGGTCTGCGTTTGCTCCCGATTCGGAGCCGTCACCGGCTGGAGCGGTCGTCGCGCCGCCGTCGGTCTGTGGGCCGTCGTAACCCGGGGATTCGGCGGACTCTTCTAGGGTCTGCTGGGTCGGGTACGGCTTGTCGATCTCGTTCTCGAGGTAGCGTCGCAGCGCGGTCCCGATGGCGTCCGGGATCGACTGGATCTGTTCGCCCTTGTCCCAGGCGACTTTCGGACTGCGGGTTCCACAGAGTTCGTCGACCATCTCCTCGGGGTCGACGCCGGAGCGCAGCGAGGTCGAGATGACCTTCGCCAGCGCCTCGGTGAAGGAGTTGGTGAAGCCACCCGAGTGACCGATGTTCGCGAACAGTTCGAACGGCTGGCCGGTCTCGGGATCCTCGTTGATCGTCACGTAGAGTTTCCCGTAGCCAGTGTCGATCCGCTGACTGACACCCTGCAGGGCGTCCGGCCGGTCGCGTTTCTCGGTGTAGTCGACCTGGACGGGCTCGGTAGCGTCGCCGAGGACTCCGGAGACGTCTTCTTCGAGGATATCCTGGACGTCCTCACTCTCGAGGAACGCCTCGAGGCCACCGAAGATTTCGTCGATCTGCTCGACGAGGGTCTCAGCGGCTTCGGTCTCGTCGGCGAAGTCGGTGTTCTCGGCGCGGGTCGTCAGCACCTGCTTCGAGCGGGTGCCGTCACGGTAGTAGGTGACGCCCTTGCCGCCGTGTTCGTAGATGTACTCGAAGACGTCCTTGGCGTCCTCGAGCGTCGAGTCGTTGGGCGCGTTGACGGTCTTCGAGATGGCGGAGTCGACACCCTGTTGACAGGCGACCTGGACGCCGGCGTGGTCTTTCGCCGAGAGATCGCCGGTCGTGACGAACAGTTCGCCGATGGCGTCGGGCACCGTCGAGAGCCCTTCGACGCCGTTGAACTGGTTGGTCGCCATCTGCTCCTGGGCCTCTTCCTTGACGGCGTCGACGTCGATGTCGTTGTCCTCCAGCACGCGGAGGAAGTAGTCGTCGAACTCGACTAACATCTCGTCGCCCTGGACGTCGTCGGAGACGTTCTTGTAGTAGGCGACGTTGTAGATCGGCTCACAGCCACCGGTGGTGTTGCCGACCATGCTCGTCGTTCCGGTGGGAGCGATCGTCGTCGTGTTGTGGTTGCGAATCGGGAATCCGTCCTCCCAGTCGTCAGCGTCGAGACCGGTCTGGTGTTCGAACCACTCACGGTACTCGGTCGGGTTCGCGTACTTCGACTTGTCCCACTCGTCGAAGCTCCCGCGCTGCTCTGCGAGTTCGTGGGACGTCCACTTCGAGGTGTGGTTGATGTGGGTCATCAACTGACGCGCGACCTCGTTGGAGGCCTCGCTGCCGTACTCCATGCCAAGCTGGATGTACAGCTGGGCGAGTCCCATGATGCCCAGCCCGATCTTGCGCATCTTCCGGACCTTCTGTTCGATCTTCTCCACCGGGAAGTCCGACATCGTGACGACGTTCTCGAGGAATCGCGTCCCCATCTCGATGCGGTGGTCGAACTCCTCGAAGTCGACGGCGTCCTCGAGGAAGGCGTCGACGGCGGCCTCGATGTCGTCGTACTCGTCGCCGTGCTCGTCGTACCAGACGCGCCAGTCCGGTGCCTCGAGATCCGCGAGCGTCGAGAGGTTGATGTGACCGAGGTTACAGGCCTCGTACTCCTCGAGTGGCTGTTCGCCACACGGGTTCGTCGCGAGGATGCGGTGGTCGGGATGCTTCTCGACGTCGAAGGAGTGTTGTTTGTTGACTCGCTCGAGGTAGATGACGCCGGGTTCGCCGTTCTCGTGTGCGCCCTCGACGATGTCGTCCCAGAGCTCTTCTGCGGGAATCGACAGTTCCTCGCCGACCTCGACGTGTTCGCCGAGGCCGAACATCTCGTACAGTTCCTTGGTTTCCTCGGTGGCGATGTGTGGCTCTTCCGTGCGCGGGTTCGTGAACGTGAACTCCTCGCCGTTCTTGACGGCCTCCATGAAGTCGTCGGTGATGCCGACGGAGATATTGAAGTTCGAGAGGTGGCCCTCGACGGCGTTCCGGAGGTGTTTGGGGACTCGACCCTCGTCGTCGATGAGTTCGCGGGCCTCCTCTAAGGCGTCCTGGAAGGAGGTGTGCGTGTAGTCGTCGGGGTCGTTGAGACGCAGGGTCTCGGCAAGCGAGACGTCCTTGTTCTTGGCGTGGATGAACTGGATGACGTCAGGGTGAGAGACGCGCATGACGCCCATCTGTGCGCCACGTCGAGCGCCGCCCTGGGCGATCGTCTCGCACATCTGGTCGTACGTGCGCATGAACGTGATCGGACCGGAGGCGATGCCGCCGGTCGAGCCGACCGCGTCGCCGTAGGGACGGAGTCGCCAGAACGCATACCCCATGCCGCCGCCGCTCTGGAAGACCTGTGCGGCTTCCTTTGCGGTCTGGTGGATGTCGTCGATGTCGTCCTTCGGAGAGTCGACGAAACACGCCGAGAGCTGCTGGAGTTCGTCGCCTGCGTTCATCAGGGTCGGCGAGTTCGGCATGAAATCGAGGTTCTCCATCATGTCCTGGAACTCGTCGGCGACGTCCTCGACGTGTGTGCGGACCTCGTCGGGGAGTTCGGGGACGACGGTGTCGTAGGCGAACTTGTTGACGTTGTAGATAGACAGCTCCGTCTCGACGTCGTCCGTCGGCGTAGTGCCCGCTCCGAAGACTTCCTCGGCGAGTTCGTCGCGTCGCGGATGGTCGGGCTTGAGCTGGTCGGGCGTGACCGTGATCTCGAGGTCTCGCTTTTCGCCCTCGTAGACGGCTTCCGCGAGTGCGATGTTCTTGCCGACGCGCTCGAAGAGGTCCTCCTGTTCTTCGACGAGTTCGCCGTCGGCGTCCTTGCGCAGATAGCGGGCCGGGAGGATGTTGTAGTAGGCGTTGTCCGTCAATCGCTCCTCGAGCGTCTCCCCTTCGGTACGCTTGATCGGGAGCGTCAGTTCTTCCGCGGAAAGGTCGCTCTGGCTCATGCGCGACGCACCTCGCTGCTATCCCGTCCACAGGTGGCGATTCTGGCGTGGGTCCGAGTCCTGACTCTCATCATTCGTGACGAAGGTTCGGTATTCGTGCATCCATCATAAAGCTGTCCTAGCTGTCCCATTTTTATTGGATTAGTACAACGATGTTTTCAAAGATGTCTCTGTACGATTTCGTTCGACAGTCGACCACGGCCGACGAAACGGCCGCGTCTTCCTTCGTGAGTACCTACGTGCGCGGTGGCCTTAACGATTTTCAGACCAGCCTGAAAGTGGACGGAAGTGTCATTCATCGTCTCGCTTGCTTGCGATTTTCTCTTTCATTCGGCTCATCAACGTTTCCGTTCTCGAGTCAGTCACGACATCCAGAAAGATTACGTCACTGGGATACGGAGTGAGAATATGCTCGAACCACTGACGTCCTCGCCGGTCCTCCTCGTGCTGGCTGCGCTTGCGGCCTTCGCGGTTGCTGTCGTGGCGATTCGAATCGCGATCAAACTCGCCGTCCGAATCGGCATCGTCGCCGCAGTCGTCCTCGCGGCACTGTACGCGACCGGGATGCTCGAGTTGCTCCCCGGCGTCTGATCGGTCGACCGAAACTCTCCGCTTCTCGCGAACTGCTAAACACTCGAGAGGAAGTTCTCGATGACGTCGTGCCCGGCAGCCGTGAGAACGCTCTCGGGGTGGAACTGGACGGCCTCGATCGGATGCTCGCGGTGGCGAACGCCCATCACGAGCGTCTCGTCTCCGTGTTCTGCCGTCGCCGTCACCTCGAAACAGTCGGGTACCTCGGTCGCGACCAGCGAGTGATATCGGCCGGCGCGAAAGCCCTGTTCGATCCCCTCGAAGACACCAGTCTCGTCGTGGTCCACCGCCGACGACTTCCCGTGGATCGGATCGGGGGCTCGACCGACGCTCCCGCCGTAGGCGTAGACGGCCGCCTCGAGGCCGAGACAGACGCCGAGCGTCGGGACTTCGGGGCTGACCTCGCTGAGCACGTCCATCGTCACGCCCACGTCGCGGTCGTTTTTCGGATGGCCGGGACCTGGACTGACGACGATCGCGTCGGGATCGGCCGCGCGAACGTCCTCGAGCGTGGCGGTATTTTTGACGATCTCGGTTTCTGTTCCCGGTAACTGACTGACGTACTCGACGAGGTTGTAGGTAAACGAGTCGTAGTTGTCGACGAACAGGACTCGTATCGTCTCGCCGCCGGCGTCCTGTGCTGTGGTCGACGTCATCGACTCACCTCGGGTTCGGGCACTTCGCGGTCGTCGGCCGGGAGTTCGATTTCCTCGAGTGCGGCCAGCACGCCACCCATCTTCTTCTCGGTTTCCTCGTACTCGCTCTCAGGGTCGCTGTCGGCGACGAGTCCGGCGCCGGCCTGGACAGTGATCCGATCTCGGCCGTCGTCGACGTCTGCTCGCGGGTCGTTCCTCCCCGCTCGCTTTTCCGCGGCGTCTTGGAAGACATCGTCTTCCAATGGTCGGGAACTCTCCGAGTTCCCTCGACGTGGCGCCGCGCCACTTTCTACAGTTGCCGTCCGAATCACGATCGCGAAATCGGCGTCCCCAGTCCAGGAGTAGTAGCCGACACCGCCACCGTACAACCCTCGTGGCTCGGCCTCGAGAGCGTCGATGATCTCCATCGCACGAATCTTCGGCGCACCCGAGAGCGTTCCAGCAGGGAACGAGGCTCGCGTCGCGTCGAACGCGTCGGGAGACGAAGTCTCCCGGGCTGCCGAACGCGGTTCGGCAACATCTGCGTCCGCGGCCAGCCGTCCCGTCACCGTCGACTCGATGTGCTGGACGTGGCTGTACTTGAGGACGTTCATGAACTCGTCGACCCGCACTGTGCCCGCCTCGGAGACCCGGCGGACGTCGTTTCGTGCGAGATCGACGAGCATCGTGTGCTCGGCACGTTCCTTCTCGTCTGCCAGCATCTCGCCCGCGAGCCGTCGATCTTCGACGGGGCTGGTCCCGCGGTCGCAGGTCCCCGCGATCGGGTTGGACATGACCTCGCGCCCGCGTACGGAAACAAGCGTCTCGGGACTCGCGCCGACGACGGTCAGGTCGTCGTGCTCGAGCAGGTACATGTACGGCGAGGGATTGACCTCGCGCATCGCCTCGTAGAATCCGAGCGTATCGACGTCGCCGTACAGCTCTCGCTTCCGGGAGACGACGCCCTGGTAGATGTCGCCGTCGAGGACGTGTTCTTTCGCCTTCCGAACGCTGTCCTCGTAGTCGGCCTTCGAGCCTGCAACCTCGTCTTCGCGGAGGAAGCCGCCGGTTTCGGGCCCCTCGTCGCTGGCCGTCCGTAGCGTCTCCGCTACAGCCTCGGCTTCGGACCGGATCTCGTCGTAGACCGCGTCCGGATCGTCGTCGGGGCCGACGACGGGCGTACAGACGAGCGAGACGGTTCCCTCGCGGTCGTCGAACGCGAGCGTCTTCGTCGTCAGGACGAACTGGGCGTCCGGGAACCGCGAGTCGGGTCGCTCGAGGCCGACCTCTTCGAGCCAGAGGTCGTAGACGGCGTCGTAGGCCAGGAAGCCGACCAGCCCGCCGGTCAGGTGCTGGCGACCGTGATCCGGTGCGTTCTCGAACCGAACGTCGGGCATCGCCGCCCGGAGTGCGTCGACAGTATCACCATCATCACCGACGTCGGTGTCGATCGACTCGAGCGGTGCATCGTCCGAAAGCGCCTCGACGCTCGTTCCGTCCGGATCGACCGTGACGACGGCTTCGGGATCGTAGCCGACGTACGAGAAGCGCGCGTGTCGTTCCGCGTCCGCCGAACTGGGTCTGAACGCACCGTCGGGATCGCTCGAGGCGGTCTTCTCCGCGCTCTCGAGCAAGAACGCGTACGGCGATCGGTCCCGGTCGCTATCAGGGGTGCGACCGGTGAGCGCCG containing:
- a CDS encoding chorismate-binding protein, with product MTRFDLDREAFREHVDRGDRPVVVRTVATLEAETTPLGAYAALTGRTPDSDRDRSPYAFLLESAEKTASSDPDGAFRPSSADAERHARFSYVGYDPEAVVTVDPDGTSVEALSDDAPLESIDTDVGDDGDTVDALRAAMPDVRFENAPDHGRQHLTGGLVGFLAYDAVYDLWLEEVGLERPDSRFPDAQFVLTTKTLAFDDREGTVSLVCTPVVGPDDDPDAVYDEIRSEAEAVAETLRTASDEGPETGGFLREDEVAGSKADYEDSVRKAKEHVLDGDIYQGVVSRKRELYGDVDTLGFYEAMREVNPSPYMYLLEHDDLTVVGASPETLVSVRGREVMSNPIAGTCDRGTSPVEDRRLAGEMLADEKERAEHTMLVDLARNDVRRVSEAGTVRVDEFMNVLKYSHVQHIESTVTGRLAADADVAEPRSAARETSSPDAFDATRASFPAGTLSGAPKIRAMEIIDALEAEPRGLYGGGVGYYSWTGDADFAIVIRTATVESGAAPRRGNSESSRPLEDDVFQDAAEKRAGRNDPRADVDDGRDRITVQAGAGLVADSDPESEYEETEKKMGGVLAALEEIELPADDREVPEPEVSR
- a CDS encoding TVP38/TMEM64 family protein, which produces MMLPSVPRRAIGGAVVAVAVVTAGLVLSPSAASDTLEAVSNDPYLFGLVVASLYLVRPLLAWPTTPLALVVGYGFGVAVGVPVALAGVVVTVLPVFLAVGWFATDDEPAGTGVTCDGDVLERAGDVVARYYETAGSVRGVTASRLAPIPSDVSTAAAAISGVRLRHFVAGTVLGEFPWTVAAVVVGASASSVTTDGLGEVGLAVSVACVLGAVVLLARPAYRSLQGRHRTRDSQSSSRPPDG
- a CDS encoding RAD55 family ATPase — its product is MRVPTGVPGFDELVDGGLLKDRLYIVSGPPGSGKTTFCAQALTKGAFEGETGLYLSMHESKQELVSDMSNFEFGFEQALSSGKLKFLDVFDAETKRLLLSSSRSNADRPSSVENLSNKLVSFVESKGVDRLVIDSTMLLEYYFSDNTDELVTFLTKLKRADVTVLLISEMTDPTSYSDGHYLAHGVVFMHNYLESGGMTRGLQLIKMRGTSIDCDIREAEFTESGFRVNPNEKIKS
- a CDS encoding HVO_2523 family zinc finger protein, coding for MAADDDSRETGGRPCPQCGEPLYKRHCKYVCPQHGVVYDCSDTFW
- the trpG gene encoding anthranilate synthase component II, giving the protein MTSTTAQDAGGETIRVLFVDNYDSFTYNLVEYVSQLPGTETEIVKNTATLEDVRAADPDAIVVSPGPGHPKNDRDVGVTMDVLSEVSPEVPTLGVCLGLEAAVYAYGGSVGRAPDPIHGKSSAVDHDETGVFEGIEQGFRAGRYHSLVATEVPDCFEVTATAEHGDETLVMGVRHREHPIEAVQFHPESVLTAAGHDVIENFLSSV
- a CDS encoding adenosylcobalamin-dependent ribonucleoside-diphosphate reductase, with protein sequence MSQSDLSAEELTLPIKRTEGETLEERLTDNAYYNILPARYLRKDADGELVEEQEDLFERVGKNIALAEAVYEGEKRDLEITVTPDQLKPDHPRRDELAEEVFGAGTTPTDDVETELSIYNVNKFAYDTVVPELPDEVRTHVEDVADEFQDMMENLDFMPNSPTLMNAGDELQQLSACFVDSPKDDIDDIHQTAKEAAQVFQSGGGMGYAFWRLRPYGDAVGSTGGIASGPITFMRTYDQMCETIAQGGARRGAQMGVMRVSHPDVIQFIHAKNKDVSLAETLRLNDPDDYTHTSFQDALEEARELIDDEGRVPKHLRNAVEGHLSNFNISVGITDDFMEAVKNGEEFTFTNPRTEEPHIATEETKELYEMFGLGEHVEVGEELSIPAEELWDDIVEGAHENGEPGVIYLERVNKQHSFDVEKHPDHRILATNPCGEQPLEEYEACNLGHINLSTLADLEAPDWRVWYDEHGDEYDDIEAAVDAFLEDAVDFEEFDHRIEMGTRFLENVVTMSDFPVEKIEQKVRKMRKIGLGIMGLAQLYIQLGMEYGSEASNEVARQLMTHINHTSKWTSHELAEQRGSFDEWDKSKYANPTEYREWFEHQTGLDADDWEDGFPIRNHNTTTIAPTGTTSMVGNTTGGCEPIYNVAYYKNVSDDVQGDEMLVEFDDYFLRVLEDNDIDVDAVKEEAQEQMATNQFNGVEGLSTVPDAIGELFVTTGDLSAKDHAGVQVACQQGVDSAISKTVNAPNDSTLEDAKDVFEYIYEHGGKGVTYYRDGTRSKQVLTTRAENTDFADETEAAETLVEQIDEIFGGLEAFLESEDVQDILEEDVSGVLGDATEPVQVDYTEKRDRPDALQGVSQRIDTGYGKLYVTINEDPETGQPFELFANIGHSGGFTNSFTEALAKVISTSLRSGVDPEEMVDELCGTRSPKVAWDKGEQIQSIPDAIGTALRRYLENEIDKPYPTQQTLEESAESPGYDGPQTDGGATTAPAGDGSESGANADQDATQDLIDAGESPECPDCGSLSLYYSEGCKTCESCGWSEC